TGACTCTTCTCTTATCTGAGTTATTATTTTGTTTATCTTTTCATTTTTTTGCCTGTAAGCAAGGCTTGTAAGACCGTTTAAGTAGTAGGAAAGTCCTGTTCCGCACATTTCCCAGCTTGATATGTGCCCTGATACTATTATTCCTCCTGTTTTTTTTATTTCTTCTAATAAATCCAAACCTTTTTCTATTTTAACTATATCTTCTATCTTCCCTGACTTTACATAATAAGGTTGTCTTGGAAATTCAACAATAACTCTTCCTATATTTTGTAAAGATTTTTTTCTAATGTAATCTCTCCAATTTTTATTCTTATCTGGAAAAGCTACACTTAAATTTTTCTCAATAACATCTTTACGATAGTTGATAAAGTATAGAAAGTTTCCAATTTGGTCTGCTTTTTTTAAAGCTTTTTTTCTATCTAAACTCTTGAAGTAGTTAAATGTAAAATTTATAAACCTATCAAGCATTCACTTTTGAAAATTGCTTTAACTTACTGACAGCTAAAGAGAATATTTTTTTATCTTTGTCAAAGGATAGTTTTTCTTCTACTTGGTTTATAGGAACCCATTCTGCAGCTTCTATTTCTTCTTTTTGTGGATTTAACTCTCCACCTACGTATCTCATTAGGTAGTAATAAACAAACTTGTGAATTGTATCAACACCAGACCTGTACCAATACTCTACATTTCCTAAGTAATCAAGAACTTCTGCATCTACTCCTGTTTCTTCTTTAACTTCTCTTACAGCTGCATCTTCTCTCTTTTCTGTTCTTTCTATATTTCCTTTAGGAAAACCGTATCTGTCTTTATTTTTAATAAGTAGAATATAAATTTGGTCTTGGTCTTCTTTAAATACAACTCCACCTGCAGAAAATTCCCACTTTACACTCATATTCCACTCCTGTTAAATTTTAGTTAAAAAATTTTAAAGAAAATATATTATATCATTTACTTCTACATGATTAAATGCTTTATTTAGTCTCCAGCATTTTCTTAAGCACTTCTTCCCAAACTGGAAGAACTTTTTTCTTTACGTTTTCATCCATTTTAGCAACTTCTGGCCAATCTCTTAAGTAGCCTTCCTCTTTCCATTTTGTAGTGGCATCTATCCCCATTTTTCCGCCAAACCCCACGTAATTCGTTGAGTGGTCTAAAACATCTATAACCCCTTTTTGTATTATCACATCTCTTGACGGATCAACGTTATTACCCCATATCCATAGAACTTCGTTTAAATCTTGAACATTTACCCAGTCATCAAACACAACTATATTCTTTTCAAACATTAGCTGCCCTAATCCCCACAGTGCGTTTATTACTTTAAATGCATGACCTGGATATCTTTTTTTAATAGAAACAAAAGCAAAGTTATGGAAGCATCCTGCTATTGGAAGGTTATAATCTACTATTTCTGGAAGATTAAACTGAACCATAGGAAGGAATATTCTTTCCGTGGCTTTTCCAAGCCAGCCATCTTCCATCGGTGGTTTTCCTACTATCGTTGTTTGATAGATTGGGTCTTTTCTGTGGGTTATACAGGTTATGTGCATTAGAGGATACTTATCTACTGGTGTGTAAAATCCTGTATGGTCTCCAAAAGGTCCTTCATCGTGTAAAGGCTCCGATGGGTCTATGTAGCCTTCTATTACGATTTCTGCATCGGCAGGAACCTCTAACGGAACTGTTTCACATTTTACTAACTTAACACCTTTTTCTCTTATTATTCCTGCAAATAAAAACTCGTCAACATCTTCTGGAAGTGGGGCAGAAGCACAGTAAGTTATTACAGGATCTGC
The sequence above is drawn from the Sulfurihydrogenibium subterraneum DSM 15120 genome and encodes:
- a CDS encoding menaquinone biosynthesis decarboxylase produces the protein MPYEDLREFIRDLEKNNELIRVKSKVSPILEITEIADRMMKMLAGGKALLFENVEGYEGIPVLINAFGSEKRMKMALGVKNFEDIGWKLYKIVKPEIPNTFLDKIKKLPELKKLNDALPVIVKDGKCKEVIKKGDDINVFDFPVLKCWPKDGGRFITLPIVISKDPENGIRNIGMYRIQLIDKDKLTVHWQIHKGGSHHYWKAKKLGQKIPVAIVIGADPVITYCASAPLPEDVDEFLFAGIIREKGVKLVKCETVPLEVPADAEIVIEGYIDPSEPLHDEGPFGDHTGFYTPVDKYPLMHITCITHRKDPIYQTTIVGKPPMEDGWLGKATERIFLPMVQFNLPEIVDYNLPIAGCFHNFAFVSIKKRYPGHAFKVINALWGLGQLMFEKNIVVFDDWVNVQDLNEVLWIWGNNVDPSRDVIIQKGVIDVLDHSTNYVGFGGKMGIDATTKWKEEGYLRDWPEVAKMDENVKKKVLPVWEEVLKKMLETK
- a CDS encoding lysophospholipid acyltransferase family protein, whose translation is MLDRFINFTFNYFKSLDRKKALKKADQIGNFLYFINYRKDVIEKNLSVAFPDKNKNWRDYIRKKSLQNIGRVIVEFPRQPYYVKSGKIEDIVKIEKGLDLLEEIKKTGGIIVSGHISSWEMCGTGLSYYLNGLTSLAYRQKNEKINKIITQIREESGIKIIYHDQPLKYFLNALKNKEVISFLVDQNALRHRGYFVDFFGLKASTVNFPAKLVAKYKVPILTSYLYFNEEDKRYYLTVEKLYYQEGSTEDETAFNITQAYTKKIEEYVRKHPDQYLWVHKRWKTRENEDLEKIY
- a CDS encoding NUDIX hydrolase, whose amino-acid sequence is MSVKWEFSAGGVVFKEDQDQIYILLIKNKDRYGFPKGNIERTEKREDAAVREVKEETGVDAEVLDYLGNVEYWYRSGVDTIHKFVYYYLMRYVGGELNPQKEEIEAAEWVPINQVEEKLSFDKDKKIFSLAVSKLKQFSKVNA